A single window of Prosthecodimorpha staleyi DNA harbors:
- a CDS encoding SMP-30/gluconolactonase/LRE family protein produces the protein MSDFRRLVEHRCELGEGPLWDNRTGLFRWLDIEGRALHEAAPDGSRYRMRPVPDRPCSMGLCESGRLILALPKRVVLFDLETGALESLTELEPDLPTTRLNDGKVGPDGAFWVGSMDERPERAPIGSLYRIAADGRVDRMIAGLRVSNGLAWSADGHTLYLADSRGPWIDRIAFDPATGSLGERVRMATLDDATGRPDGGATDLDGNYWSAGVTAGRLNRFDRDGRLAESFDLPVAAPTMPCFGGPERDLIMITSLSASVAADRLEAKPWTGSPILFSPGARGVPVGRFADRK, from the coding sequence ATGTCCGATTTTCGCCGTCTCGTCGAACACCGCTGCGAGCTCGGCGAGGGCCCGCTCTGGGACAATCGCACGGGCCTGTTCCGCTGGCTCGACATCGAAGGCCGCGCCTTGCACGAGGCCGCCCCGGACGGATCGCGATACCGGATGCGGCCCGTGCCGGACCGCCCCTGCTCGATGGGACTCTGCGAAAGCGGCCGGCTCATCCTCGCCCTGCCGAAGCGCGTCGTTCTGTTCGATCTCGAAACCGGCGCCCTCGAATCGCTGACCGAACTGGAACCCGATCTCCCGACGACCCGGCTCAACGACGGCAAGGTCGGCCCGGACGGCGCCTTCTGGGTCGGCTCGATGGACGAGCGGCCGGAGCGGGCGCCGATCGGCAGCCTCTACCGGATCGCCGCCGACGGACGGGTCGACCGCATGATCGCCGGGCTGCGCGTCTCCAACGGGCTCGCCTGGTCGGCCGACGGGCACACGCTCTATCTGGCGGATTCGCGCGGGCCCTGGATCGACCGGATCGCCTTCGATCCGGCCACCGGCAGCCTCGGCGAACGGGTCCGCATGGCGACGCTCGACGATGCCACGGGTCGCCCCGACGGCGGCGCGACCGATCTCGACGGCAACTACTGGAGCGCCGGTGTGACCGCCGGCCGGCTCAACCGCTTCGATCGCGACGGCCGCCTGGCCGAGAGTTTCGACCTGCCGGTCGCTGCCCCGACCATGCCGTGCTTCGGCGGGCCGGAACGCGACCTGATCATGATCACCAGCCTGTCCGCCTCGGTGGCGGCCGATCGTCTTGAGGCCAAGCCCTGGACCGGCAGTCCGATCCTGTTCAGCCCCGGCGCGCGCGGCGTCCCGGTCGGCCGCTTCGCCGATCGAAAGTGA
- a CDS encoding TRAP transporter large permease, which produces MELWILFGTFTVLMFIGTPIAFCLGLSALATALYMDLPPLIVFQQINTGMNAFSMMAIPFFIFAGDLMIRGGIAEKLIHFAASLVGHLRGGLGQVNVVSATLFGGISGSAVADASAIGGLMIPQMAARGYDRDYAVNVTVNAAIIALLIPPSHNMIIYSIAAGGNLSVADLFTAGILPGLLLAAALMVTAWWVARRRGYPADPFPGWRMVGWRLAVASPGILLIFIIFGGVRSGIFTATESSCIAVIYAFLIALFVYRQLDLAGFREATYGAVRTTAMVLLVIGTAQAFGWLMALLQVPAATVKLLESITTNPTLILLLVNVALLFLGTFMDMAPMIIILTPVLLPVVMKFGVDPVHFGVILILNAGIGLNTPPVGSVLFVGCAVGKITIREAMRTIWPFFGASIAVLLLVTYIPGLSLWLPALFR; this is translated from the coding sequence ATGGAACTCTGGATCCTGTTCGGAACCTTCACGGTGCTGATGTTCATCGGCACCCCGATCGCCTTCTGCCTCGGCCTGTCGGCCTTGGCGACGGCGCTCTACATGGACCTGCCGCCGCTGATCGTGTTCCAGCAGATCAACACCGGCATGAACGCCTTCTCGATGATGGCGATCCCGTTCTTCATCTTCGCGGGCGACCTGATGATCCGCGGCGGCATCGCCGAGAAGCTGATCCACTTCGCCGCGAGCCTGGTCGGCCACCTGCGCGGCGGCCTCGGCCAGGTCAACGTCGTCTCCGCGACCCTGTTCGGCGGCATCTCCGGCTCGGCGGTGGCCGACGCCTCGGCGATCGGCGGCCTGATGATCCCGCAGATGGCCGCGCGCGGCTACGACCGCGACTATGCGGTCAACGTCACCGTCAATGCGGCGATCATCGCGCTTCTGATCCCGCCCTCGCACAACATGATCATCTATTCGATCGCGGCCGGCGGAAACCTGTCAGTCGCCGATCTGTTCACCGCCGGCATCCTGCCCGGGCTTCTGCTCGCCGCCGCCCTGATGGTCACCGCCTGGTGGGTCGCGCGCCGGCGCGGCTATCCGGCCGATCCCTTCCCGGGCTGGCGCATGGTCGGCTGGCGCCTCGCCGTCGCCTCGCCCGGCATCCTGTTGATCTTCATCATCTTCGGCGGCGTCCGCTCGGGCATCTTCACGGCGACGGAAAGCTCCTGCATCGCCGTCATCTACGCCTTCCTGATCGCGCTGTTCGTCTATCGCCAGCTCGATCTCGCCGGCTTCCGGGAGGCGACCTACGGGGCGGTGCGCACCACCGCGATGGTGCTCCTGGTGATCGGCACCGCCCAGGCCTTCGGCTGGCTGATGGCGCTTCTTCAGGTGCCGGCGGCGACCGTGAAGCTCCTGGAGAGCATCACCACCAACCCGACCCTGATCCTGCTCCTGGTCAATGTCGCGCTGCTGTTCCTCGGCACCTTCATGGACATGGCGCCGATGATCATCATCCTGACGCCGGTGCTGCTGCCGGTGGTGATGAAGTTCGGCGTCGACCCGGTCCATTTCGGCGTCATCCTGATCCTCAATGCCGGGATCGGGCTGAACACGCCGCCGGTCGGTTCGGTTCTGTTCGTCGGCTGCGCGGTCGGCAAGATCACCATCCGCGAGGCGATGCGCACGATCTGGCCCTTCTTCGGCGCCTCGATCGCGGTGCTGCTGCTGGTCACCTACATCCCCGGCCTGAGCCTCTGGCTGCCGGCGCTGTTCCGGTAG
- a CDS encoding TRAP transporter small permease, whose protein sequence is MPALIRSLGRLNGLLAALCLALSALGMIGMTFVVGWQVFARYVLNDTPSWAEPVTLQLMGWFIILGAAVGVRENFHLGLDLIQHVAPAAVGKALDAITFVLVILFGLAMSWYSLDLAIGTWAARLPVLGIPGGWDYMPQVIGGVVIALFALERLLERLAGIEHEGVAAQELA, encoded by the coding sequence ATGCCCGCGCTCATCCGCAGTTTAGGCCGCCTCAACGGCCTGCTTGCCGCCCTCTGCCTCGCCCTCTCCGCCCTCGGCATGATCGGCATGACCTTCGTGGTCGGCTGGCAGGTCTTCGCCCGCTACGTGCTCAACGACACGCCGAGCTGGGCCGAACCGGTGACGCTCCAGCTGATGGGCTGGTTCATCATCCTCGGCGCGGCCGTGGGCGTGCGCGAGAATTTCCATCTCGGCCTCGACCTGATCCAGCACGTCGCGCCGGCCGCGGTCGGCAAGGCGCTGGACGCGATCACCTTCGTGCTGGTGATCCTGTTCGGACTGGCCATGTCCTGGTACTCGCTCGACCTCGCCATCGGCACCTGGGCGGCGCGCCTGCCGGTGCTCGGCATCCCCGGCGGCTGGGACTACATGCCCCAGGTGATCGGCGGCGTGGTCATCGCCCTGTTCGCCCTGGAACGGCTGCTCGAACGCCTCGCCGGCATCGAGCACGAAGGCGTCGCCGCGCAGGAGCTCGCCTGA
- a CDS encoding NAD(P)/FAD-dependent oxidoreductase: MRDRIVIIGNGMAGLRLIEELEAIAPGRHELTVIGAEPVPAYNRVLLSSVLAGETTREEIALRPAAWYRERGCDLRLGDPAIAFDPAARTVTLASGTTVPYDRLVLATGSRPIRLPLAGADLPGVVTFRDFADLDAIEAAAASGEGAVVIGGGLLGIEAAVGLAGRGVPVTLVHLMDRLMERQLDARGAALLARALAARGIRLRLGAQSAAIEGESRVTGLRLADGEILPAGLLCMAVGIRPETGLAAAAGLAIGRGILVDDRMQTSVPGHFAIGECAEHRGTVYGLVEPAYAQARAAAAALAGRDLAYQGSVPATNLKVSGLPVFSAGDFLGAPGTEAIVFEDRPLGHYRKLVIRDGRLVGAVLVGDATDGLWYLDLIRDGRPISSIRRDMVFGRSFCEAA, from the coding sequence ATGCGCGACCGCATCGTCATCATCGGCAACGGCATGGCCGGCCTCAGGCTCATCGAGGAGCTCGAGGCGATCGCGCCCGGCCGCCATGAGCTGACCGTGATCGGCGCCGAGCCGGTGCCCGCCTACAATCGCGTGCTGCTGTCCAGCGTGCTGGCCGGCGAAACCACGCGCGAGGAGATCGCGCTCCGGCCGGCGGCATGGTACCGCGAACGCGGCTGCGATTTGCGGCTCGGCGATCCGGCGATCGCATTCGATCCCGCCGCCCGCACCGTGACGCTCGCCTCCGGCACGACGGTTCCCTATGACCGGCTGGTGCTCGCCACCGGCTCGCGCCCGATCCGGCTGCCGCTCGCCGGTGCCGACCTGCCGGGCGTCGTCACCTTCCGCGACTTCGCCGATCTCGACGCGATCGAGGCCGCCGCCGCCTCGGGCGAGGGTGCCGTGGTCATCGGCGGCGGGCTGCTCGGCATCGAGGCCGCCGTCGGGCTCGCCGGCCGCGGCGTGCCGGTGACGCTCGTCCATCTGATGGACCGGCTGATGGAACGCCAGCTCGATGCGCGCGGCGCCGCCTTGCTCGCCCGGGCGTTGGCGGCGCGCGGCATTCGCCTGCGGCTTGGCGCCCAGTCGGCCGCGATCGAAGGCGAATCCCGCGTGACCGGGCTGCGCCTCGCCGATGGCGAGATCCTGCCGGCCGGGCTCCTGTGTATGGCGGTCGGCATCCGGCCGGAGACGGGCCTCGCCGCAGCGGCGGGCCTCGCCATCGGCCGCGGCATCCTGGTCGACGACCGGATGCAGACCTCGGTGCCCGGCCATTTCGCCATCGGCGAATGCGCCGAGCATCGCGGCACCGTCTACGGCCTGGTCGAACCGGCCTATGCGCAGGCCCGCGCCGCGGCCGCAGCGCTCGCCGGCCGCGATCTCGCCTATCAGGGCAGCGTGCCGGCCACCAACCTCAAGGTTTCCGGCCTGCCGGTTTTCTCGGCCGGCGACTTCCTCGGCGCGCCCGGCACCGAGGCGATCGTGTTCGAGGATCGCCCGCTCGGCCACTACCGCAAGCTCGTCATCCGGGACGGCCGGCTGGTCGGCGCGGTGCTGGTCGGCGATGCCACCGACGGGCTCTGGTATCTCGACCTGATCCGCGACGGCCGGCCGATTTCTTCCATCCGCCGGGACATGGTCTTCGGCCGATCCTTCTGCGAGGCGGCATGA
- a CDS encoding FadR/GntR family transcriptional regulator: MAPPNATLAPLSIGTFPRSKKLVALLSESLEREIREGRLKPGDRLPTEAALSAAAGVSRTVVREAVAALKAAGLVETRQGAGAFVLQARTRFADLGPIERATVDEIVWILELRLAVEVEAAALASNRRTDADLQAIDHSIAELGRARTEATDNVAPDLAFHRAIAAATQNPYFGRFLDQLGDLAVPRRRLPASNLAPDYLDMVEREHQAIRDAIAAGDPDAAAAHMRRHLAGSRARYAALAS, translated from the coding sequence ATGGCCCCTCCCAACGCAACCCTCGCTCCGCTCTCGATCGGCACATTCCCGCGCTCGAAGAAGCTCGTGGCGCTGCTGTCGGAAAGCCTGGAACGCGAAATCCGCGAAGGCCGGCTGAAGCCCGGCGACCGCCTGCCGACGGAAGCCGCGCTGTCGGCGGCGGCCGGCGTCAGCCGCACCGTCGTGCGCGAGGCGGTGGCGGCCCTGAAGGCGGCCGGCCTGGTCGAGACGCGCCAGGGCGCCGGCGCTTTCGTGCTGCAGGCGCGCACCCGTTTCGCCGACCTCGGTCCGATCGAGCGGGCGACCGTCGACGAGATCGTCTGGATCCTGGAACTGCGCCTCGCCGTGGAGGTGGAGGCCGCCGCCCTGGCGTCGAACCGACGCACCGACGCGGATCTGCAGGCGATCGACCACTCGATTGCCGAGTTGGGCCGGGCCCGGACCGAGGCGACCGACAACGTCGCCCCCGATCTCGCCTTCCACCGCGCCATCGCGGCGGCGACGCAGAATCCCTATTTCGGCCGCTTCCTGGACCAGCTCGGCGATCTCGCCGTGCCGCGGCGCCGGCTGCCGGCCTCGAATCTGGCACCCGACTATCTCGACATGGTCGAGCGGGAGCATCAGGCGATCCGCGACGCCATCGCGGCGGGCGACCCGGATGCCGCCGCCGCCCATATGCGCCGGCACCTGGCCGGATCGCGCGCCCGCTATGCGGCCTTGGCGTCCTGA
- a CDS encoding NirA family protein: MMSDAGFTEDQKRWLQGFVSGANAARTARGLAGIGGPAPGAAAPTALAAAGPARGPDAIHHAAMARFEAAGRKLSPQEIAKRDEHPHDAYARLKAEARTGRFPKPMDDFRWRFHGLYFVGPAQNAFMCRLRIPNGILSHWQFRTVAAIADRWGGGYAHATTRSNLQIREIAAEHGPDLIEALAMAGLTPKGSGADNIRNVTGSPTAGIDPDELIDTRPHALDWHMHVLESRTLHGLPRKFNVAFDGGGRVAVLEETNDIAFQAVAVRAGFGVEPGIWYRLALGGITGHKDFARDTGVVVRPEETTAVADAIVRVFIEHGDRTDRKKARFKYVLDAFGFDRTLQLVEEKLGRPLTRLPAEAIQPRRPIDRFAHVGLHRQAQPGLNWLGVVLPVGRMTTAQMHGLADIAATFGDGDIRLTVWQNLLVSGIPDAMVAAATARLAALGLTHEASSIRAGLVACTGSRGCKFAAADTKGDALAIAEALEGRIALDQPVNIHLTGCHHSCAQHFIGDIGLIATRVALDASGEDTVDGYHIHVGGGFAERAAIAREIFPSTPATEAPARIEGLLLAWLGHRTSADETFQAFVQRHTIETLRGLCDAATPQPTREAAE, translated from the coding sequence ATGATGTCGGACGCCGGTTTCACCGAAGACCAGAAACGCTGGCTGCAGGGCTTCGTCTCCGGCGCCAACGCGGCCCGCACCGCGCGCGGCCTGGCCGGCATCGGCGGCCCCGCGCCGGGCGCCGCGGCGCCGACTGCCCTGGCCGCCGCCGGGCCCGCGCGCGGTCCGGACGCGATCCATCATGCCGCCATGGCGCGGTTCGAGGCGGCGGGGCGCAAGCTGTCGCCGCAGGAGATCGCCAAGCGCGACGAGCATCCCCACGACGCCTATGCGCGGCTCAAGGCGGAGGCGCGCACGGGCCGCTTCCCGAAGCCGATGGACGACTTCCGCTGGCGCTTCCACGGGCTCTATTTCGTCGGCCCGGCGCAGAACGCCTTCATGTGCCGGCTGCGCATCCCGAACGGCATCCTGTCGCATTGGCAGTTCCGCACTGTCGCGGCGATCGCCGACCGCTGGGGCGGCGGCTATGCGCACGCGACGACCCGCTCCAATCTGCAGATCCGCGAGATCGCCGCAGAACACGGGCCGGACCTGATCGAGGCGCTGGCCATGGCCGGCCTGACGCCGAAGGGCTCCGGCGCCGACAACATCCGCAACGTGACCGGCTCGCCGACCGCCGGCATCGACCCGGACGAACTGATCGACACACGCCCGCATGCGCTCGACTGGCACATGCACGTCCTGGAGAGCCGGACCCTGCATGGCCTGCCGCGCAAGTTCAACGTCGCCTTCGACGGCGGCGGCCGGGTCGCGGTGCTGGAGGAGACCAACGACATCGCCTTCCAGGCGGTTGCGGTCCGCGCGGGCTTCGGGGTCGAGCCCGGCATCTGGTACCGGCTGGCACTCGGCGGCATCACCGGCCACAAGGATTTCGCGCGCGACACCGGCGTGGTGGTTCGCCCGGAAGAGACCACCGCCGTCGCCGACGCGATCGTGCGCGTCTTCATCGAGCATGGCGACCGCACCGACCGGAAGAAGGCGCGGTTCAAATATGTGCTCGACGCCTTCGGTTTCGACCGCACGCTACAGCTGGTCGAGGAGAAGCTCGGCCGTCCACTGACGCGCCTGCCCGCAGAGGCGATCCAGCCGCGCCGGCCGATCGACCGCTTCGCCCATGTCGGCCTGCACCGGCAGGCGCAGCCAGGCCTGAACTGGCTCGGCGTGGTGCTGCCGGTCGGCCGCATGACGACCGCTCAGATGCACGGCCTCGCCGACATCGCCGCCACCTTCGGCGACGGCGACATCCGGCTGACGGTCTGGCAGAACCTGCTCGTCTCCGGCATCCCGGACGCCATGGTGGCGGCCGCCACGGCCCGGCTCGCGGCGCTCGGCCTGACCCACGAGGCCTCCTCGATCCGCGCCGGTCTCGTCGCCTGCACGGGCAGTCGCGGCTGCAAGTTCGCCGCCGCCGACACCAAGGGCGACGCCTTGGCGATCGCCGAGGCGCTCGAGGGCCGGATCGCGCTCGACCAGCCGGTCAACATCCACCTGACCGGCTGCCATCATTCCTGCGCCCAGCATTTCATCGGCGATATCGGCCTGATCGCAACCCGCGTCGCGCTCGATGCGAGCGGCGAGGACACCGTCGACGGCTATCACATCCATGTCGGCGGCGGCTTCGCCGAGCGCGCCGCGATCGCCCGCGAGATCTTCCCGTCGACGCCCGCGACCGAAGCACCCGCCCGGATCGAGGGCCTGCTGCTCGCCTGGCTCGGCCATCGCACGAGTGCCGACGAGACCTTCCAGGCCTTCGTGCAGCGCCACACCATCGAGACCCTGCGCGGCCTCTGCGACGCCGCCACGCCCCAGCCGACCCGCGAGGCCGCCGAATGA
- the ntrB gene encoding nitrate ABC transporter permease, which translates to MSVEAEPMPQTTGTLKLPATAVLLAGAKRRAIDVARVIVPPLISLAVLLAIWELAFSGKGASLPPPSKVVADTWELIAHPFFDRGGLDKGLALHIFESLKRVGVGFSIASIAGVLLGVLIGSSSLAYRGLDPIFQVLRTVPPLAWLPIALAAFRESQPAAIFVIAVTAVWPVMLNTAVGIRNIPEDYRNVARVLRLNPLEFFFKITLPATVPYIFTGLKIGIGLSWLAIVAAEMLVGGVGIGFFLWDSWNSSLISEIILALLYIGLVGLLLDRVITWAGRLIGGPGTF; encoded by the coding sequence ATGTCCGTCGAAGCCGAACCGATGCCGCAGACGACCGGTACGCTCAAACTGCCGGCGACCGCCGTGCTGCTCGCCGGCGCGAAGCGCCGCGCCATTGACGTGGCGCGCGTGATCGTGCCGCCGCTGATCTCGCTCGCCGTGCTTCTGGCGATCTGGGAGCTTGCCTTCTCGGGCAAGGGTGCCTCGCTGCCGCCGCCGTCCAAAGTGGTGGCGGACACCTGGGAGCTGATCGCTCACCCGTTCTTCGACCGCGGCGGCCTCGACAAGGGTCTGGCGCTGCACATCTTCGAAAGCCTGAAGCGGGTCGGGGTCGGCTTCTCGATCGCCAGCATCGCCGGCGTCCTGCTCGGCGTGTTGATCGGGTCGTCGTCGCTCGCCTATCGCGGCCTCGATCCGATCTTCCAGGTGCTGCGCACCGTGCCGCCGCTGGCCTGGCTGCCGATCGCGCTGGCCGCCTTTCGGGAGAGCCAGCCGGCGGCGATCTTCGTCATCGCCGTGACGGCGGTCTGGCCGGTGATGTTGAACACTGCGGTCGGCATCCGCAATATCCCGGAAGACTATCGCAACGTCGCGCGCGTGCTGCGGCTGAACCCGCTCGAATTCTTCTTCAAGATCACCCTGCCGGCGACCGTGCCCTACATCTTCACCGGCCTCAAGATCGGCATCGGTCTGTCCTGGCTGGCGATCGTCGCGGCTGAGATGCTGGTCGGCGGCGTCGGCATTGGCTTCTTCCTTTGGGACAGCTGGAACTCGTCGCTGATCAGCGAGATCATTCTGGCGCTCCTCTATATCGGGCTGGTCGGCCTGCTGCTCGACCGCGTCATCACCTGGGCCGGCCGCCTGATCGGCGGACCGGGTACCTTCTGA
- a CDS encoding CmpA/NrtA family ABC transporter substrate-binding protein, with protein sequence MSDVSRKSEISNSPAAGSSRRHFLKSAAASLAGAGLISAVRAGFPGGAHAAAGGPEVTKAILGYIALTDTAPLIVAKEKGFFAKYGMPDVEVAKQASWGTTRDNLELGSAGGGIDGAHILTPMPYLMTAGKITKTPGGVPMAILSRLNTQGQGIMLANAHKDLKIGLDTSALKERFATLKAGGKEIKVAMTFPGGTHDCWIRYWLAAGGVDPDKDCQTIVVPPAQMVANAKVGNMEAYCVGEPWPLQTVNQNVGYCAITTGELWKNHPEKSFALRAEFVDKYPKATAALLAAVLEAAQWCDKDANKDEMCAILAKREWFKVPVDDILDRSKGKFDLGVRAFENKDLMQKYWRDFASYPYQSHELWFLTEDIRWGYLPATTDTKALVAKVNREDLWREAAKAIGVAAADIPGSTSRGVETFFDGVAFDPANPSAYLDALKIKKLVG encoded by the coding sequence ATGAGCGACGTTTCCCGGAAGTCCGAAATCAGCAATTCCCCGGCCGCCGGCTCCTCGCGCCGCCATTTCCTGAAGAGCGCCGCCGCGAGTCTGGCCGGGGCGGGGCTGATTTCCGCGGTCCGCGCGGGTTTTCCGGGCGGCGCGCACGCTGCGGCCGGCGGTCCTGAGGTGACCAAGGCGATCCTCGGCTATATCGCGCTGACCGACACCGCGCCGCTGATCGTCGCCAAGGAGAAGGGATTCTTCGCCAAATACGGCATGCCGGACGTCGAGGTCGCCAAGCAGGCCTCCTGGGGCACGACGCGCGACAACCTCGAACTCGGCTCGGCCGGCGGCGGCATCGACGGCGCCCATATCCTGACCCCGATGCCCTATCTGATGACCGCCGGCAAGATCACCAAGACGCCCGGCGGCGTGCCGATGGCGATCCTGAGCCGGCTCAACACCCAGGGCCAGGGCATCATGCTGGCCAATGCACACAAGGACCTGAAGATCGGCCTGGATACCAGCGCCCTGAAGGAGCGTTTCGCGACGCTGAAGGCGGGCGGCAAGGAGATCAAGGTCGCGATGACCTTTCCGGGCGGCACCCACGACTGCTGGATCCGCTACTGGCTCGCCGCCGGCGGCGTCGACCCGGACAAGGATTGCCAGACCATCGTGGTGCCGCCGGCCCAGATGGTCGCCAACGCCAAGGTCGGCAATATGGAGGCCTATTGCGTCGGCGAGCCCTGGCCGCTGCAGACCGTGAACCAGAATGTCGGCTACTGCGCCATCACCACCGGCGAACTCTGGAAGAACCATCCCGAGAAGTCCTTCGCGCTGCGCGCCGAATTCGTCGACAAGTATCCGAAGGCGACCGCCGCCCTGCTCGCAGCCGTGCTCGAGGCGGCGCAATGGTGCGACAAGGATGCCAACAAGGACGAGATGTGCGCCATCCTGGCCAAGCGGGAATGGTTCAAGGTGCCGGTCGACGACATTCTCGACCGCTCGAAGGGCAAGTTCGATCTCGGCGTCCGGGCCTTCGAGAACAAGGACCTGATGCAGAAATACTGGCGCGATTTCGCCTCCTATCCGTATCAGAGCCATGAACTGTGGTTCCTGACCGAAGACATCCGCTGGGGCTACCTGCCGGCGACGACCGACACCAAGGCGCTGGTCGCCAAGGTCAACCGCGAGGATCTCTGGCGCGAGGCCGCCAAGGCAATCGGCGTCGCCGCGGCCGACATCCCCGGCTCGACCTCGCGCGGCGTGGAGACCTTCTTCGACGGCGTGGCCTTCGATCCGGCCAACCCGTCGGCCTATCTGGACGCGCTCAAGATCAAGAAGCTGGTCGGCTGA
- a CDS encoding TRAP transporter substrate-binding protein — protein sequence MALKSAFLALGLAAATLFAAAPPAAAQVTLRSADIHPDGYPTVEAVIYMGKLVEERTKGRVKVKVFNNRQLGEEKDTIEQTRFGVIDMNRINTAPFNNLVPATQVLGLPFLFRSVEHMHKVVDGPIGDEILKEFEPHGLVALAFYDSGARSFYTTKKQIKSLEDVKGLKIRVQQSDLWIALMQAMGANATPMPFGELYSALQTGVVDGAENNWPSYESSRHFEVSKFYTITEHSLTPEVLVMAKKSFDKLSPEDQKIVRAAAKESVAEMRRLWVAREKASEAKVREAGAIVATVDKAPFIAAMKPVYDKFVTDAKMKDLVARIQATP from the coding sequence ATGGCCTTGAAATCCGCATTCCTGGCGCTCGGTCTTGCCGCCGCCACCCTGTTCGCCGCTGCGCCGCCCGCCGCCGCGCAGGTCACCCTGCGCTCGGCCGACATCCATCCGGACGGCTACCCGACGGTCGAGGCCGTCATCTATATGGGCAAGCTGGTCGAGGAACGGACCAAGGGCCGGGTCAAGGTCAAGGTGTTCAACAATCGCCAGCTCGGCGAGGAGAAGGACACCATCGAGCAGACCCGGTTCGGCGTCATCGACATGAACCGGATCAATACCGCGCCCTTCAACAACCTGGTCCCGGCGACCCAGGTGCTCGGCCTGCCCTTCCTGTTCCGCTCGGTCGAGCACATGCACAAGGTCGTCGACGGCCCGATCGGCGACGAGATCCTGAAGGAATTCGAGCCGCACGGCCTGGTCGCGCTGGCCTTCTACGATTCCGGCGCGCGCTCCTTCTACACGACCAAGAAGCAGATCAAGTCGCTCGAAGACGTGAAGGGCCTCAAGATCCGCGTGCAGCAGTCCGATCTCTGGATCGCGCTGATGCAGGCGATGGGCGCCAACGCCACGCCGATGCCGTTCGGCGAGCTCTATTCGGCGCTGCAGACCGGCGTCGTCGACGGCGCCGAGAACAACTGGCCGTCCTACGAATCCTCGCGTCATTTCGAAGTCTCGAAGTTCTATACCATCACCGAACACTCCCTGACGCCGGAAGTGCTGGTCATGGCCAAGAAGAGCTTCGACAAGCTGTCGCCGGAGGATCAGAAGATCGTCCGCGCCGCCGCCAAGGAATCGGTCGCCGAGATGCGCCGGCTCTGGGTCGCCCGCGAGAAGGCGTCGGAGGCCAAGGTGCGCGAGGCCGGCGCGATCGTCGCCACCGTCGACAAGGCGCCGTTCATCGCCGCGATGAAGCCGGTCTACGACAAGTTCGTCACCGATGCGAAGATGAAGGACCTGGTCGCCCGCATCCAGGCCACCCCGTAA
- a CDS encoding ABC transporter ATP-binding protein — protein MNRPYLQIDNVGMVFDTAKGSFTALVDVNLKVARGEVISIIGHSGCGKSTLLNIVAGLTRNTSGVLLLDGKEIDSPGPDRAVVFQNHSLLPWLTVYDNVKLAVDKVLSARMDRRQRHDWTVHNLDLVGMSHALDKRPHEISGGMKQRVGIARALAMEPKVLLMDEPFGALDALTRATLQDTLMDIQAKLGNTVIIITHDVDEAVLLSDRIVMMTNGPSARIGEICEVALPRPRRRLELTEDPEYLRARAAVMRFLYERQRHPKAA, from the coding sequence ATGAACCGTCCCTATCTGCAGATCGACAATGTCGGCATGGTGTTCGACACCGCCAAGGGCAGCTTCACGGCGCTGGTCGACGTGAACCTGAAAGTCGCCCGCGGCGAGGTCATCTCGATCATCGGCCATTCGGGTTGCGGCAAGTCCACGCTGCTCAACATCGTGGCCGGCCTGACCCGCAACACGTCCGGCGTGCTGCTGCTCGACGGCAAGGAGATCGACAGCCCCGGTCCCGACCGGGCGGTGGTGTTCCAGAACCACTCGCTGCTGCCCTGGCTGACCGTCTACGACAACGTCAAGCTCGCGGTCGACAAGGTGCTGTCGGCGCGCATGGACCGCCGGCAGCGGCACGACTGGACGGTGCACAATCTCGACCTGGTCGGCATGAGCCACGCGCTCGACAAGCGGCCGCACGAGATTTCCGGCGGCATGAAGCAGCGCGTCGGCATCGCCCGGGCCTTGGCCATGGAACCGAAGGTGCTGCTGATGGACGAGCCCTTCGGCGCGCTCGACGCCCTGACCCGGGCGACGCTGCAGGACACGCTGATGGACATCCAGGCCAAGCTCGGCAACACGGTGATCATCATCACCCATGATGTCGACGAGGCCGTGCTGCTGTCCGACCGGATCGTGATGATGACCAACGGCCCGTCGGCGCGCATCGGCGAGATCTGCGAAGTCGCCCTGCCGCGCCCGCGCCGGCGGCTCGAGCTGACCGAAGATCCCGAGTATCTGCGCGCCCGCGCCGCCGTCATGCGCTTCCTCTACGAGCGCCAGCGGCACCCGAAGGCGGCCTGA